The proteins below come from a single Natranaerovirga pectinivora genomic window:
- a CDS encoding ComEC/Rec2 family competence protein, with protein sequence MKRLRCLLNIMGIIMFIMVLTGCNGHINNGINAAGDLKIHFIDVGQGDAILIQQENYNMLIDAGDNKYGERVVTYLKSQGISKLDYVLGTHPHADHIGGLDDVINEFEIEKVLLPRVSHNTKTFEDVLIAIDNKNLQITPPNVGDNYILGDAKWTILAPINDKYSNLNDYSIVIRLEYGNKAFLFVGDAEEISEREMIELHGSDLKADVLKISHHGSSSSTTKEFLTAVNPTYGIIQVGEDNKYGHPHKEVMERLKTFDVYLYRTDLHGTIILTSDGKNIDIKTDNRIYKDKVINKDKLLPEEPMINTQYIGNKNSNIFHRDSCSSLPSEQNRIYYDTRDKAIEEGQTPCQRCKP encoded by the coding sequence CTTAATATAATGGGAATTATTATGTTTATAATGGTTCTAACAGGTTGTAATGGTCACATTAATAATGGTATAAATGCAGCAGGGGATTTAAAAATTCACTTTATAGACGTTGGGCAAGGAGATGCAATATTAATACAACAAGAGAACTATAATATGCTTATTGATGCAGGGGATAACAAATATGGTGAACGGGTAGTTACATATTTAAAAAGTCAAGGTATAAGTAAACTAGATTATGTTTTAGGTACACATCCTCACGCAGATCATATTGGTGGACTAGATGATGTAATTAATGAATTTGAAATTGAAAAAGTCTTGTTGCCAAGAGTTTCTCATAATACTAAAACTTTTGAAGATGTATTAATTGCAATAGATAATAAAAACCTTCAAATTACACCACCTAATGTAGGGGACAATTATATACTAGGGGATGCAAAATGGACAATATTAGCCCCAATTAACGATAAATATAGTAATTTAAATGATTATTCAATTGTTATTCGATTAGAGTACGGTAATAAAGCTTTTCTCTTTGTTGGAGATGCAGAAGAAATATCTGAAAGAGAAATGATAGAGTTACATGGCAGTGATTTAAAAGCAGATGTATTAAAAATAAGTCATCACGGAAGTAGTAGCTCCACAACTAAAGAGTTTTTAACAGCAGTAAACCCAACCTATGGTATTATTCAAGTTGGTGAAGATAATAAATATGGGCATCCTCATAAGGAGGTAATGGAAAGACTAAAAACATTTGATGTATACCTATATAGAACAGATTTACATGGAACGATTATTCTCACTAGCGATGGTAAGAATATAGATATTAAAACGGATAATAGGATATATAAGGATAAAGTTATTAATAAGGATAAATTATTACCAGAAGAACCTATGATTAATACCCAATATATAGGTAACAAAAACTCAAATATATTTCATAGAGATAGTTGTAGTTCATTACCATCTGAACAAAATAGAATATATTATGATACAAGAGATAAAGCAATTGAAGAAGGCCA